The Streptomyces rubrogriseus genomic sequence GGCCCCCATCGGCGACCTGCTCCTCGACAGCCTGGAGCGGGCCACCACCCCGCCCACCAACGAACAGCGCATCCCCACCGGCTTCATGGACCTCGATGCGCTGCTGTCCGGCGGGTGGGCGCCCGGCCAGCTCGTCGTCGTCGGTGCCCGGCCCGCCATGGGCAAGTCCACGATCGCCGCAGACTTCGCCCGCGGCGCCGCCATCAAGAACAAGATCCCGTCCTTGTTCGAGTCGCTGGAGATGGGCAAGGACGAACTGTCCGACCGGATCCTGTGCGCAGAGGCCCGCATCCCGCTGCACCACCTGAAGCAGGGCATCGTCTCCGACGAGGACATGGCGCGCGCCGCCCGGCACGCTCCCGCGATTGCTGCGGCCCCCCTGTGGATCAACGATGCGGCGACCCTGTCGCTGCCGATGCTGCGGGGCCGGATCCGCAACCTCGTCCGCACCCAGGGCCTCCGCCTGGCCATCGTCGACTACCTGCAGCTGATGCAGGCGCCGCGCGCCGAATCGAGGCAGCAGGCCGTCGCCGAGATCTCCCGGAACCTGAAGCTCATCGCGAAGGACTTCGGGATCACCGTGATCGTCCTGTGTCAGCTCAACCGTGGCCCCGAGCAGCGGCAGGAGAAGCGGCCGATGGTGTCCGACCTCCGCGAGTCGGGGGCGATCGAGCAGGACGCCGACATCGTGCTCCTCCTCCACCGCGAGGACGCCTACGAGAAGGAATCCCCGCGGGCCGGCGAAGCCGACCTGATCGTCGGCAAGCACCGCGGCGGACCCACCGCGACGATCACCGTCGCCGCGCAACTCCACTTCGCTCGCATGATCGACATGGCAGGTACGTGATGACGACCCAGCCCACCCCCGAAGACATCGCGGCAATGCGCGCCGACGGCAGCCTCCGCGACTACCTCAAATACCTCACCAGCCAGGCCGAAAGGCCCACCGCCAAGCCCAAGCCCGCCCTCACCGCGGTTCCGGCGGCCGGCTACCGCATCGCCCACACCGGCGGCTGGCCCCTCGGCACCGCCGCCTCGGGCCCGACGCCGCCGCCGGACGCCTGCACCTGCGCCCGCTGCAGCCACAACCCCACCAGCACCACGACTCACCGGAAGGACGCCGCCTGATGTACCGCCACGACAACGACACGCTCACTGTCATGGACTGGTTCTGCGGCGCCGGCGGCAGCAGTCAGGGCGTCGACGCTGTCCCCGGTGTCCGCGTCACCCGCGCCGCCAACCACTGGAAGCGGGCCATCGAATCCCACGCCGCGAACTTCCCCGACACCGACCACTACCAGGGCGACATCCGCAAGGCGCCCGTCTGGGACTGGCCCGTCTGCGACCTGTTCTGGGCCAGCCCCGAATGCACCAACTGGTCGGTCGCCAAGGGCAAGCAGCGCGACTTCGACAAGACGATGCAGTACGACCTGTTCTCCCTCCTCGAGGAGCGCGACGAGGAACCGCCGACCGCGGAGGAAGAGTCCCGGGCGCTCATGGAGGAAGTCCCGCTGTACCTGCGCGGCGTGCAGGAGCGCGGCGGCCTTGTCAAGGCTGGCATCGTCGAGAACGTTGTGGACGTCCGCAACTGGGACCAGTGGGACCGCTGGCTCGGAGAGATCCACAAGCTCGGCTACGACACCCGCGTCATCGCCCTGAACGCCATGCATGCCCGGCCGCGCAGCGTGCACCGGGCACCGCAGTCCCGCGACCGCCTGTTCGTCGGCTACTGGCACCGCTCGCTGGGCCGCACCCCGGACTGGAACAAGTGGCTGCGACCGCGTGCCTGGTGCGAGACGTGCGGCCAGCACGTCGACGCCCTCCAGGTGTTCAAGAAGTACGGCCGCGACATGGGCCGCTACCGGCAGCAGTACGTGTACCGCTGCCCCAACATCAGCTGCCGGAACAGCCTCCTCGAGCCCGAGACGCTGCCCGCAGCCGCCTGTATCGACTGGTCCCTGCCTGGTCAGCGCATCGGCGACCGGGCCCGCCCGCTTGCCGAAAAGACCC encodes the following:
- a CDS encoding DNA cytosine methyltransferase, with product MYRHDNDTLTVMDWFCGAGGSSQGVDAVPGVRVTRAANHWKRAIESHAANFPDTDHYQGDIRKAPVWDWPVCDLFWASPECTNWSVAKGKQRDFDKTMQYDLFSLLEERDEEPPTAEEESRALMEEVPLYLRGVQERGGLVKAGIVENVVDVRNWDQWDRWLGEIHKLGYDTRVIALNAMHARPRSVHRAPQSRDRLFVGYWHRSLGRTPDWNKWLRPRAWCETCGQHVDALQVFKKYGRDMGRYRQQYVYRCPNISCRNSLLEPETLPAAACIDWSLPGQRIGDRARPLAEKTLARIRAGIARFAHPLDGRRLQVPPLMVPVEGRDGKEANTALAPLRTQTARNETGLAWLPFIAELRGGGSVARPVTEALATVTASGNHHGLVHPDPRIAVIDGAVDIEDVLFRMLEPHEIGRAMSFADEYIVLGSKRERVKQYGNAVPPNMSEVLVCALVEAITGEELSRHEGIAGFAEAA
- a CDS encoding replicative DNA helicase, with translation MTTDTELWAPDEAVVDPGPRPPERPRDVEAERVLVATAMQQPNVVDELGAEGFDPADITTDAYRWTWWAVEELQGQFRDGELKHLAVHRLLETWHAEGRMPTRPPAVEQLLDLYQQSHPGAAAWYAKRIEKKAIAARLVALGYDAMLKGASLAFDEDTDVAAIQSDLDGVVRVADDADMAPIGDLLLDSLERATTPPTNEQRIPTGFMDLDALLSGGWAPGQLVVVGARPAMGKSTIAADFARGAAIKNKIPSLFESLEMGKDELSDRILCAEARIPLHHLKQGIVSDEDMARAARHAPAIAAAPLWINDAATLSLPMLRGRIRNLVRTQGLRLAIVDYLQLMQAPRAESRQQAVAEISRNLKLIAKDFGITVIVLCQLNRGPEQRQEKRPMVSDLRESGAIEQDADIVLLLHREDAYEKESPRAGEADLIVGKHRGGPTATITVAAQLHFARMIDMAGT